Part of the Sinorhizobium sp. BG8 genome, GTCGCTCGACAAGAACGAGAAGCGCATGAAGGCGGTCCGCATCACCGTCGCCGGCAAGGTCTTCGACATCTATCCCGAGCGGATCCGGATGAACTGACGGAGCGAGCATGGACGTTCTGGCATGGCTCTCTGCCTCGCCGCTTGCGGCCGCCCTGAGGGCATCCGGCACGCTCTACCTGTTCGTGAATGCCGCTCATATCCTATCGATCGGCCTGCTTGTCGGGGCGATCCTGCCGCTGGACCTGAAGATGATCGGCCTCATCCGCTCAGCTCCGCTCGAGGTCGTCGGACCATTCCTGTCGCGTGTCGCTGCGACGGGCCTTGCGCTGGCGATCGTGACCGGCCTTTGCCTCTTCTCCGTCAAGCCGGCGGAGTACGCGGCCAATCCGGCCTTTCTCGTCAAGCTGTCGTTGCTGGCTTTCGGCATAGCCAACGCCCTCGCCACGCGGCTGAACGGCCGGTGGCGGCAGGCAATCGCGAGCGGCTATGCATCCGCGCGCCTGCGCGTGCAGGCGTTCCTGTCACTGGTGGTCTGGATCGGCACCGTGGTGGCAGGCCGCTGGATCGGCTTTCTCTGAACCCGTCTCCCGCACCTATGTCGCTGCGAGGCCTATGACACCAGGCGATATCCCGGAACGCGTCGCGATCCTCCGTATAATCCATCCGCGCTGAGCACCTTGCCTTCACGCATGCCTTCGCACCGGCTCCGGTGATTGCTTGCGGGAGACATGCTCTACCGGTCGCTCGTCTCCCAGCGCGGATTGGTCCAGGGCTCCTGATTGCTGCGGGGGAGCGGCTGTTTCCCCAGAATGTGGTCCGCCGCCTTTTCGCCGGTCATGATCGAGGGTGCGTTGAGGTTGCCGTAGGTCACATGCGGGAAGATCGAGGAGTCCGCGACCCGCAGGCCGTCGACGCCGATGACGCGCGTCTCCGGATCGACGACCGCCATCGGATCGTCC contains:
- a CDS encoding DUF6644 family protein — translated: MDVLAWLSASPLAAALRASGTLYLFVNAAHILSIGLLVGAILPLDLKMIGLIRSAPLEVVGPFLSRVAATGLALAIVTGLCLFSVKPAEYAANPAFLVKLSLLAFGIANALATRLNGRWRQAIASGYASARLRVQAFLSLVVWIGTVVAGRWIGFL